ATAGAAGGCGATGGCCGCGCGCACCTGGGTGCGCGTCACGTCCAGGGCCCCGGACAGGGCCTCCACCGCCGCCGGGGGGACCCACCCGAAGCGCTGCTGGACCGCGATCAGGTGCTGGAGCAGGTGCTCCGGCGCCCGCCCGCGCAGACCGAGCGAGTCGGTCACGAAGCCCTGGACGTCTGAGACTGAGGGTCCACCCATCGTTGCCTCCAACCTGTGGGATCTGTTGCAGCGCCTGATTATAAGCCTCAACTGATGTTTGCGGACCGGGCAGCGGTGACAAACGCCTCAATGCAAAGGGTTGCGTCGGACCGGGACGACTTCACATAATATTTTTCGCGACCCCTCTTGACATGCGGGGGCCAGAGATCTACTTTGCCGGTCTTGCGCAAAAAGCCCCTTCGTTCAGGGCGGGGATGGATAGCGCCGGACGGTGGACCCGTCCGACTGCCGTTTAGGTGGGAGTCTGTTGCTGTTCGATGTACTGGCGCACGATAGAAATCGGTGCGCCCCCACAGGAGGCGGCGAAGTAGGAGGGCGACCAGAGGACGCCCTTCCAGTAGCGCCGCTGGATGTCCGGGCGCTCTTGGCGTAGCAAGCGGCTGGACACGCCCTTGAGGCTGTTCACCAGGGCGGACACCGCCACCTTGGGCGGCTACTCGACCAGCAGGTGAACATGGTCGCTCTCGCCGTCCATCTCGACCAACACCGCCCTATGTTGCGTCTCCAAGCCTTCAAGTTCGAGCTGATGCCAGACGGCGGGCAGGCGCGCGATATGCGCCGCTTCGCGGGATCGTGCCGGTTCGTCTTCAACAAGGCCCTGGCGATGCAGCAGGAGCTGCACGCGGCCGACGAGAAAAAGCTCGGGTATGCCGGGCTCTGCAAGGCCCTCACCGAGTGGAAGGCCGACCCGGCTACGGCCTGGCTCTGCGACACCCCATCCCAAGCCCTGCAACAGACCCTCAAAGACCTGGAGCGAGCCTATACCAAGTTCTTCTCCAAGCGCGCCGACTTCCCACGGTTCAAGAAAAAGGGTCGGTCCGGCGACAGCTTCCGCTACCCCCAGGGCTACAAGCTCGACCAGGCCAACGGGCGCTTGTTCCTGCCTAAACTGGGTTGGATGCGCTACCGCAAGAGCCGCGATGTTCTCGGCACGGTGAAGAACGTCACCGTCAGCCAGTCGGGCGGCAAGTGGTTCGCGTCGATCCAGACCGAGCGCGAGGCCGAGATTCCGGTTCACCAGGGCGGAGCGGTCGGGATCGACATGGGCATTGTCCGCTTCGCCACCTTGAGCGACGGCGCGGTGTTCGAGCCCCTGAGCAGTTTCAAACGCCAAGAACAGGCGTTGGCGAAGGCGCAGCGCGCCATGAGCCGCAAGACCAAGTTCGGGAAGAACTGGAAGAAGGCGAAAGCCAAGGTCCAGCGCATCCATACCAAGATCGCCAACGCCCGGCGCGACTACCTGCACAAGACCACGACCACGATCAGCCAAAACCACGCGATGGTGTGCATCGAGGACTTGCAGGTTCGCAACATGTCGGCGTCGGCGGCCGGGACGGTCGAAGCGCCGGGCACCAACGTTCGGGCCAAGTCCGGCCTGAACAAAGCCGTTCTCGACCAGGGTTGGTTCGAGTTCCGTCGGCAACTGGACTACAAGACGGCGTGGAGCGGCGGGCACCTGGTCGCGGTGCCCCCACAGAACACCAGCCGGACCTGTCCGTGCTGCGGGCATATCGCCAAGGAGAACCGGCAGACTCAAGCCCGGTTCGCGTGCGTGGAATGCGGTTTCGAGGAAAACGCCGATTTGGTCGGCGCGATCAATGTTCTAAGGGCGGGACACGCCCGGTTAGCCTGCGGAGATACTTCGCTCATTGGAGCGTCGGCCCAGGAACCCGCCGAAGCGACTATTCGCGAGCAAGCTTTGCGCGTAGCGCCGTAGGAATCGCCGTCCTTCAGGTCGGCGAGGATGTCAAATAACGCGGGTGCTCAACCGAGGCCCGCGGGTTCAGCGGTTCGTAAGAACGCGCCAGACCATATTGCTCAACCTGAGGATATGACCATGACGAACACCCCTGCTCCGGTCCATGATCGGCTACGACCGGCTCTCCAATGCACTTGAGAGCGCCTATCGCACCGAGCCCGGCGGCTATCCGCCCTACAACGTCGAGGCGAGCGGCGAGAACGACTACCGCATCACCATGGCGGTTGCGGGCTTCGCGGAACAGGACCTGACCATCGAGGCCAAGGAGAACATCCTGACCGTCTCCGGTAATCGGACCGAAGACGAGGACCAACAGGGCACCCGGCTGCTCTACCGCGGGATCGCCAACCGCAGCTTCGAGCGCAAGTTCCAACTCGCGGACTATGTCCGGGTGGTGGATGCGCAACTCGCCAACGGGCTGCTCCACGTCGAACTGCGGCGCGAGATCCCGGAGGCCATGAAGCCGCGCAAGATCGAGATCCGCGCCGTCCAGGACCAGACCCGGGAGCCGCTGACCGCCCCCACCGAGTTGCGAGCCGCTGCCTGATCGGGGCGGCCAACCCTAGGGATGGGTAATACGAAGGCCGGGCGCAAGCCCGGCCTTTTTGCGTCGTGGTATTGCCCCCGCTGATGCCTCACTGCCATTTGAGTTAAGCCGCAACGGCTACTGGGAGCGCCGCACCCCAGTGCGGCGCGGCCTCTGGTCAATCCGCACCGCCGGGGTTATCCGCAAGATCGCGCCGCACTGGGGTGCGGCGCTCCCAGGCCGGTTGAGCCGTCCCTTACTGCTCGCGACCGTAAAGCCCGGTCAGGCTCGCCTTGCCCAGACTGTGGCTGTTGACCAGATAGCCGACCAGCGCCGCGCTGGCCCCCGGCGGAACCTCGAGCTTAGGCACATCGAGCGCGTGCAGGGTGAAGTTGTACCGATGGGGTTTAGCCCCGACCGGCGGACAGGGGCCGCCCCAGCCCGCACTGCCGAAATCGGTCGTGATCTGACGCGCGCCCGCGACCATCTTTGAACCATCACTGGCCCCGGCACCGAGGGGCAGCGCATCGACCGTTGCCGGGATGTCGATCAGCACCCAGTGCCACCAGCCAGCCCCCCCGGTCGGGGCGTCCGGGTCATGCACCAGGAGCGCGAAGCCCTTGGTGCCCGTCGGCGGGTCCTGCCAGTTCAGGGCCGGTGACACATTATCGCCGGTGCACCCGAAGCCGTTGTAGACCTGCGCCTTAGCAATCGTGGCATTGGGCGCGATCTGCGGACTGGTCAGCGTAAAGGTGCCGGCGTCGGCACCTGACGCGGCGGCCAGCAGGCTCAGCAGGAGCGGAATCTTGCGCATGATGAATCTCCGTTGTCGTGACGAGAGGGGTGGACGCGGCAAACCGACGAGATTGTACGCTGTGGGAACGGCTTCAGCCGCGACGAGGCCGCGGCAGTTTGCGCCGTCCGCAAGAAGACCGGAGGTCGAGGCTTCAGCCGGTCGACAGCGGAGACACTCAGCGGCCCTGGTCCGGCTAGCGGCCATGAGGGCTCGTCCGTCACCCCGTAACATGAAAGCTTGTAGGGTGGGCAAAGCGCAGCGTGCCCATCCCCCAGACCGCGACGCGCCCCGGATGGGCACGCCCGAGCGACGCCACGACAGGTCCGGACCGTCGCGCGCGGGCTTTGCCCATCCTACGGCCCGACCTGGGAGCGCCGCACCCCAGTGCGGCACGATCTCGCAGACAACCCCGCCGGTGTGAGTTGAGCAGAGGCCGCGCCGCACTGGGGTGCGGCGCTCCCAGTAACCGTTGCGGCTTGACTTAGCGGCAGTGACGCGCCGGCGTGGGAACGAGAAGAATGGTTCCCGCGTGGCAGCAGGGGGCGGCGGTGCCCGGCTGGAAACCGCCCCGGCTCCGCCCGGGGCCTTTCCAGCCAGGCCCCGCCACCCATGCCTGCTTGCCGGATTGCGCTCCGCGCTAGCGGCCCCGGCCGGGCGGGGAAGCCCCTCGGGACAGCCGCAAGCCGATGTCGTCCGGCGCGGGCGGCATATTCCCATTCGGCCTCGCTGGGCAGGCGATAGGGCTGGCCGGTCTGCCCGGCAAGCCAGGCGGCATAGGCGCTCGCGTTGACCCAGGAGACATCGATCACCGGCCGATCGCCGCGCCCCCAACCCCGGTCGTCAGGCTTCCTGCGGCCGGTCGCCTCGGCAAAACGGTCGTATTGCGCGAAGCTCGCCTCGGTTCGACCCATGGCAAAGGCGCCCACAAGACGGAATGCCGGGGACCCTCGCCATCCCAGCGCCAGGTTCTCCCGGCGGACTGCCCATCTGAAAACACCCGGCCGGCAGGGCGATCATCTCCGGCGCCTGGCCGCCGATCTTCATGTGCTTGGCGAGGAAGAGCGGCAACTCGGGCGCCGCGGGGGCGTCGGCCAACAGGACCGGAATCACCGGGCGTCCGTCCTTCACTGCCAGGCTGAGGGCGGCGCGCATCTCCTTCTGCTCCCAAGGCCCCAGCCCGTCCGCCCCGACCAGGACGGCGACGCTGCGCGCGGCGCGGATACCGGACTCCAGGAGCGGCTGCCAGGGCAAGCCCGGCCGCAATTGCTCCTCGTCCAGCCAGACGGTCAGACCGCGGTCGCGCAGTTGCGCCGCCAGCGCCCGCACCGCGGGCTGGGCCCGGCTGTTGTGGCTCAAGAAGCAGTCGAAGGTCTCGCCGTCGGGCATGTCCCAAGTCCGAGTTGCCGCGCAACCCGCGCGCGCCTGGTGAGGGTGGCGGGATTATGCCATGGATAACGAGGGGATTGGCGGGCGCGGAGCCGGCTCATGCAGCGCGGGGCCGGACGCACTCCGCAATCGACTCTCCCAGTGTCCGTTCGGCGACCGCCAGCTCATAGCTCAATTGCAGATTCATCCAGAACCGGGCCGAAGTGCCGAAATAGCGGGCAAGGCGTAGCGCGGTGTCCGCGCTGACCGAGCGCTGGCCGTTGAGGACCTCGGTGACACGGTTCGGCGGCACGTCCAGGGCACGCGCCAGCGCGTTGGCTGACAGGCCCAATTCATCGAGTTCGTCGCGCAGCACCTCGCCCGGGTGGATGGGCGGGAGGACCAGGAGCGGCGGATCTTCAGTGATAGTCGGTGATCTCGACATTGCTGGCATCTCCCTCGTCAAAGGTGAAACAAATCCGCCACTGATCATAGCAGCCCGCGAATTCAAGCGCTCCCTCCTCATCACGCGCAGTCGGACCGGGACGACGACTGACGAGGCACGGGCAAAACGCCTGTCCGACTGCTATGCTCCCCGGCCAAGATCCCGCGGGGTCGGCGCCGCCTGCGCCCCCCACGGCACGGCATCTTTGCAGCCCCGGAACGCCACCATGACCCAGCCCCCGATCACCGACATCCCGGCCTACATGGCAGACCTGGGCCGCCGCGCCCGCACCGCCGCCCGCGCCCTGGCCCGCGCCGCCACCCTCGACAAGGACGCGGCCCTCATCGCCATCGCGCAGCACATCGAGCGCGAGCGGGCGGTGATCGCCACCGCCAACCGCGCGGACCTGGACGCCGGGGCGGCCAAGGGCCTGGACGCGGCCATGCTGGACCGCCTGGAACTCACCCCCGGGCGCATCGACGCCATGCTGGAGGGGCTGCGCCAGATCGCCGCCCTGCCCGACCCCATCGGCGCCATCACCGACCTCAACTACCGCCCCTCCGGCATCCAGGTGGGGCGGATGCGGGTGCCGCTGGGGGTCGTCGGCATCATCTACGAGTCGCGCCCCAACGTCACCGCCGACGCCGCCGGGCTTTGTCTCAAATCCGGCAACGCCACGGTGCTGCGCGGCGGCTCCGAGTCGCTCGCCTCCAACCAGGCCATCGCCGCCTGCATCCGCGCCGGCCTGACGCAAGCCGGGCTGCCGGCCGATGGGGTCCAGGTGGTCGCCACCACCGACCGCGCCGCGGTCGGGTCCATGATCGCCATGCCGGAGTTCATCGACGTCATCATCCCGCGCGGCGGCAAGGGGCTGATCGAGCGCATCAGCCGGGACGCGCGGGTACCGGTGATCAAGCACTTAGACGGCATCTGTCACGTGTACCTGGACGCCGCCGCGGACCCGGATCAGGCCCTGCGCATCGTCATGAACGCCAAGACCCAGCGCTACGGCACCTGCAACACCCTGGAGACCCTGCTGGTCGACGCACCCGTGGCCGCAACCCTGCTGCCGCCCATCGCCGCCGCCCTGGCCGCCCAGGGCGTGGAACTGCGCGGCTGCCCCCGCACTCTCGATCTGGTCCCCTACGCCCTGCCGGCCACCGACGAGGACTGGGACACCGAGTACCTGGCCCCCATCCTCTCCATCCGGATCCTGGACGGACTGGACGCCGCCATGGACCACATCGCCCGCCACGGCTCGGCCCACACCGACGCCATCGTCACCCAGGACTATGGCCGCGCCCGCCGCTTCCTGCGCGAGGTCGACTCAAGCTCCGTCATGGTCAACGCCAGCACCCGCTTCGCCGACGGCTTCGAGTACGGCTTAGGCGCCGAGATCGGCATCAGCACCGACAAGTTCCACGCCCGCGGGCCGGTGGGCCTGGAGGGGCTGACCTCGCTCAAGTTCGTGGTGCTGGGTGATGGGCAGGTGCGCGCCTGACCCTGCCGGAGTCCAAGGCTTCAGCCTTGGCGCCCCCCTCCAAGGCTGAAGCCTTGGACTCCGGTTCAGATCATTCGTACGAGGACGGCCATGGCCACTCATCGTTATGAACAAGACATCGTCGCCTGGGCCGATGAACAGGCGCGGCTGCTGCGTGCCGGCGACTTTACTCTGCTGGACCTGGAGCACATTGCAGAGGAGATCGAGGACGTGGGCAAGAGCGAGCGGCGCGAATTAAAGAGCAGGATGGCCGTGCTCCTGGCCCATCTCCTGAAGTGGCAATATCAGCCCGAGCGCCGCGGCAATAGCCGGCGGCGCACGATCAGGATCCAGCGCCGCAGCGTCATCCGTTGTCTTGCCGAAACGCTCAGTTTGAAGGCCGACTTGCGGGATGCCGGATGGTGGGAACAGGCCTGGGACGATGCCATCAGCAACGTGCTGAAAGAGGTCGAGATCGACGACTTGCCCGAAACCTGTCCCTGGTCGATGGACGACATTCTGAATGATGAGTTTTGGCCTGAGCCGTAGGATGGGCAGAGCGGGAGCGATGCCCATCATCCCGGGTCGCGGCGGCGGCCTTGATCATCATCCCGGCCACTGGGAGCGCCGCACCCCAGTGCGGTGCGATCCTCCCGGCGGGACGGGGCATTCGCCCCGTCCCGAACGTTTTGAAACTGCGGAAGATTCGCGGAATCAACCGCCTGACGCGGCCTCCGAAACGTCTCGGGCGGGGCGAATTCCCCGTCCGGCCCAGGGACGACAGTCCCTCGTGGGAGCGGCTTCAGCCGCGATGCGAGGCCGCGATAACCTGCGACATGGCGGCGGCTTGCGAGGGCTCGTCGCGGCTGAAGCCGCTCCCACAGCGCCGCTGCGCGACCTTCACGGCAAAGCCTCAGGCCCCGGGCGGATCAGGCCCAAACCGGAGATCGAGGCTTCAGGTCGTAGCCTGGATGGAGCGCAGCGGAATCCAGGTCCCCTCGGCAACCCGCTGATTCATCGCCTACCTGCGAGGCCGCACCCGGATTCCGCTGCGCTCCATCCGGGCTACGGGGAGGTCGCGGCGAATACTTGCCCAGTCTCGAATGCCCCGTCCGGCCCAGGGGACGAAAATCCCCCGCGGTAGCGGCTTCCTTCAGCCGCGATGCGAGGCCGCGGTAACCTGCGACATGGCGGCGGCTTGCGAGGGCTCGTCGCGGCTGAAGCCGCTCCCACAGCGGCGCCGCGCAACCTTTACAGCGAAGCCTCAGGGCCTTGGCTGATCAGGCCGAAACCGGAGGTCGAGGCGTCAGCCGGACGGCGGCGCCGGGCCGGGGCCCGGCGCCCCCGCGCATCAGCCCCCGAAATTCGCCGCCACGAATCCCCAGTTGATCTTGTCCCAGATGGTTTCCAGGTACTTGGGACGGGCGTTGCGGTAGTCGATATAGTAGGCGTGCTCCCAGACATCGACCGTCAGCAGGGGCTTCTTGCCGGAGGTCAGGGGGCAGCCGGCATTGGCGGTGTTGAAGATCTCAAGCGAGCCGTCGGCGTTCTTCACGAGCCAGGTCCAGCCGGAGCCGAAGTTGGTGACGGCGGACTGGGTGAAGGCCTTCTTGAAGTCCTCGAAGGAGCCGAACTTGGCGTCGATGGCGGCGGCCAGGGCGCCGGTGGGTGCGCCGCCGCCGGTGGGGCTCAGGCAGTTCCAGTAAAAGGTATGATTCCAGACCTGGGCGGCATTGTTGAAGACCCCGCCGGAGGACTTCAGGATGATGTCTTCCAGGGACAGTGACTCGAACTCGGTGCCCGGGATCAGGTTGTTGAGGTTGGTGACATAGGCCTGGTGGTGCTTGCCGTAGTGATAGTCGATGGTCTCGGCGGAGATCACGGGGGCAAGGGCGTCCTTCGCGTAGGGCAGTGCGGGCAGTTGGTGTGCCATGGTCGGAGTGCTCCGGGTGCTGAGGGTTGGGATTGGTGCGGGGTCCAGGCCCGGGGCGGCGGTCTGCGCCGCCGCCCCGGTGCCTGAGGAAAGCGATCAAGGGGGCCTTAAAGCCGTGCACCCGAGCTAGGGTCTTGGCGGGGGCTTTGCAACCTTGGCCGCGCCCGCGGGCACCAGGGATCAGGTCAACCCGGAAAAAGCAGTTTAGCCGCAAATGAACGCAAATTAACGCAAATTAACGCAAATTAACGCAAATAATCAAAGCCTTGGATTTTTCTGCCAGGTCGACGCCCGGGACGATGCCAACCAGCAGATTTATTTGCGCTTATTTGCGTTCATTTGCGGCCAAACACTCTTCTTAGGGTAGGTTATTGCGGCCGCCGGGCAAGCCCCGGCGGCCGCGGGAGCAGGGGCTATGTGCGGTATCTGTGGTGAACTGCGTCTCGACGGCGCCCCGGCGGACCTCGCGGTGATCGCGTCCATGATGGGGCGGTTGACCCGCCGCGGGCCGGACCATGGCGGGAGCTACAGCGACGGCGCCCTGGGATTCGGCCACCGGCGGCTCGCGGTCATCGATCTCTCGGTGCGCTCCAATCAGCCCATGGTCGACGCGGAACTGGGCTTGGCCCTGGTCTTCAACGGGACCATCTACAACTACCGGGACCTGCGTCGGGAACTCGAGGCCAAGGGCTACCGCTTCTTCTCCGACGGCGACACCGAGGTCATCCTCAAGGCCTGGCACGCCTGGGGCGAGCGCTGCCCGGAGCGCCTGCACGGCATGTTCGCCTTCGCCCTCTGGGACGCCAATCAGCGCGTGCTGTTCCTCGCCCGTGACCGCTTCGGCATCAAGCCGCTGTACTGGTCGCGGCAGGGCCCGAGCTTCCGGTTCGCCTCGACCACCCAGGCCCTGCTGGCGGCGGGCGGGGTGGACACCAGCATCGACCCCATCGCCCTGCACCACCTCTTCACCCTGCACGCCGTGGTGCCGGCCCCGCGCACCATCCTGCAGGGCGTGCGCAAGCTGGCCCCGGCGCACTGGCTGCGGCTGGACGCCGACGGCGGCGAGGTCGAAGAGGCCTATTGGAGTCTGGATGCGACGCGCCCGGACCCGCTGCCGAGCGAGGCCGACTGGCTCGCCGGCATCCATGAGCGCCTGCGCCTGGCGGTGAAGCGGCGCAGCGAGGTGGCGGACGTGCCGGTGGGGGTACTGCTCTCGGGCGGCCTGGACTCCAGCCTCCTGGTCGCCCTGCTGGCGGAGGCCGGGGTGGCGGATCTGCGAACCTTCTCGGTGGGCTTCGAGGACACCCCGGAGGAGGCGGGCAGCGAGTTCGAGTACTCGGACCTGGTGGTGGCCCGCTACGGCACCCGTCACCG
The DNA window shown above is from Candidatus Thiodictyon syntrophicum and carries:
- a CDS encoding RNA-guided endonuclease InsQ/TnpB family protein, whose product is MVALAVHLDQHRPMLRLQAFKFELMPDGGQARDMRRFAGSCRFVFNKALAMQQELHAADEKKLGYAGLCKALTEWKADPATAWLCDTPSQALQQTLKDLERAYTKFFSKRADFPRFKKKGRSGDSFRYPQGYKLDQANGRLFLPKLGWMRYRKSRDVLGTVKNVTVSQSGGKWFASIQTEREAEIPVHQGGAVGIDMGIVRFATLSDGAVFEPLSSFKRQEQALAKAQRAMSRKTKFGKNWKKAKAKVQRIHTKIANARRDYLHKTTTTISQNHAMVCIEDLQVRNMSASAAGTVEAPGTNVRAKSGLNKAVLDQGWFEFRRQLDYKTAWSGGHLVAVPPQNTSRTCPCCGHIAKENRQTQARFACVECGFEENADLVGAINVLRAGHARLACGDTSLIGASAQEPAEATIREQALRVAP
- a CDS encoding Hsp20 family protein, with the protein product MIGYDRLSNALESAYRTEPGGYPPYNVEASGENDYRITMAVAGFAEQDLTIEAKENILTVSGNRTEDEDQQGTRLLYRGIANRSFERKFQLADYVRVVDAQLANGLLHVELRREIPEAMKPRKIEIRAVQDQTREPLTAPTELRAAA
- a CDS encoding YbhB/YbcL family Raf kinase inhibitor-like protein, with amino-acid sequence MRKIPLLLSLLAAASGADAGTFTLTSPQIAPNATIAKAQVYNGFGCTGDNVSPALNWQDPPTGTKGFALLVHDPDAPTGGAGWWHWVLIDIPATVDALPLGAGASDGSKMVAGARQITTDFGSAGWGGPCPPVGAKPHRYNFTLHALDVPKLEVPPGASAALVGYLVNSHSLGKASLTGLYGREQ
- a CDS encoding formylglycine-generating enzyme family protein, whose translation is MGRTEASFAQYDRFAEATGRRKPDDRGWGRGDRPVIDVSWVNASAYAAWLAGQTGQPYRLPSEAEWEYAARAGRHRLAAVPRGFPARPGPLARSAIRQAGMGGGAWLERPRAEPGRFPAGHRRPLLPRGNHSSRSHAGASLPLSQAATVTGSAAPQCGAASAQLTPAGLSARSCRTGVRRSQVGP
- a CDS encoding toll/interleukin-1 receptor domain-containing protein; translated protein: MPDGETFDCFLSHNSRAQPAVRALAAQLRDRGLTVWLDEEQLRPGLPWQPLLESGIRAARSVAVLVGADGLGPWEQKEMRAALSLAVKDGRPVIPVLLADAPAAPELPLFLAKHMKIGGQAPEMIALPAGCFQMGSPPGEPGAGMARVPGIPSCGRLCHGSNRGELRAIRPFCRGDRPQEA
- a CDS encoding HigA family addiction module antitoxin, producing MRRERLNSRAAMISGGFVSPLTREMPAMSRSPTITEDPPLLVLPPIHPGEVLRDELDELGLSANALARALDVPPNRVTEVLNGQRSVSADTALRLARYFGTSARFWMNLQLSYELAVAERTLGESIAECVRPRAA
- a CDS encoding glutamate-5-semialdehyde dehydrogenase — protein: MTQPPITDIPAYMADLGRRARTAARALARAATLDKDAALIAIAQHIERERAVIATANRADLDAGAAKGLDAAMLDRLELTPGRIDAMLEGLRQIAALPDPIGAITDLNYRPSGIQVGRMRVPLGVVGIIYESRPNVTADAAGLCLKSGNATVLRGGSESLASNQAIAACIRAGLTQAGLPADGVQVVATTDRAAVGSMIAMPEFIDVIIPRGGKGLIERISRDARVPVIKHLDGICHVYLDAAADPDQALRIVMNAKTQRYGTCNTLETLLVDAPVAATLLPPIAAALAAQGVELRGCPRTLDLVPYALPATDEDWDTEYLAPILSIRILDGLDAAMDHIARHGSAHTDAIVTQDYGRARRFLREVDSSSVMVNASTRFADGFEYGLGAEIGISTDKFHARGPVGLEGLTSLKFVVLGDGQVRA
- a CDS encoding DUF29 domain-containing protein gives rise to the protein MATHRYEQDIVAWADEQARLLRAGDFTLLDLEHIAEEIEDVGKSERRELKSRMAVLLAHLLKWQYQPERRGNSRRRTIRIQRRSVIRCLAETLSLKADLRDAGWWEQAWDDAISNVLKEVEIDDLPETCPWSMDDILNDEFWPEP
- a CDS encoding superoxide dismutase, producing MAHQLPALPYAKDALAPVISAETIDYHYGKHHQAYVTNLNNLIPGTEFESLSLEDIILKSSGGVFNNAAQVWNHTFYWNCLSPTGGGAPTGALAAAIDAKFGSFEDFKKAFTQSAVTNFGSGWTWLVKNADGSLEIFNTANAGCPLTSGKKPLLTVDVWEHAYYIDYRNARPKYLETIWDKINWGFVAANFGG
- a CDS encoding N-acetylglutaminylglutamine amidotransferase; translation: MCGICGELRLDGAPADLAVIASMMGRLTRRGPDHGGSYSDGALGFGHRRLAVIDLSVRSNQPMVDAELGLALVFNGTIYNYRDLRRELEAKGYRFFSDGDTEVILKAWHAWGERCPERLHGMFAFALWDANQRVLFLARDRFGIKPLYWSRQGPSFRFASTTQALLAAGGVDTSIDPIALHHLFTLHAVVPAPRTILQGVRKLAPAHWLRLDADGGEVEEAYWSLDATRPDPLPSEADWLAGIHERLRLAVKRRSEVADVPVGVLLSGGLDSSLLVALLAEAGVADLRTFSVGFEDTPEEAGSEFEYSDLVVARYGTRHRKFRVPNDQVLKRLPEAIDAMTEPMFGQDAVAFYLLSEQVSREVKVVQSGQGADEVFGGYFWYPRIDAEPSGSRLARLAKHYFDRDHAEYLRMVQPAYAGADPTSPLLEALLEAPGADEVMDAILRLDVTTLIVDDPVKRVDNMTMAWGLEARVPFLDHELVELAARCPPALKLREGGKYPLKAMARGLLPDAVIDRPKGYFPMPALKYVRGPFLDLMRDALTARAGRERGLYRPEYLDMLLAAPDLHHTRIQGNKLWHLALLELWMQRNVDGAVTG